The region ACTTTTATGCTGGACATAATCTTTTTACTTTTGCAAAAGATGGTAACATTTTTTTTCTTTTTAAGGGAAAAATAAAATGAGCCTACAATCTCAAAAAGGAGATGGACTCAAATGGGCAAACGTCGTAGTATTATGTCTGATGCTCTGCGAATGGAATGTGCCAAAGAACTGGGTTTTTTTGAACAAGTACAAAAAGATGGTGATTTTGGTAATATTTCTTCCCGGAACTGTGGTTCCATGGTTAGAAAAGCTATTGAAATCGCTAATCGAAAAGTTCCTAAAAACTATTAAAGGTTCAAACTGCTCCCCAAACGAGATAGACTTTTTTCTTTATAGCACACATTCCGAGGGTTAACAGAATAGTTATAAATTCTGATAACCGGATTTAAAAAAAACCGGGGTACATTGCCCCGGTTTCTTTTAAGCACTAGCTTCTTTCTTTTTAGGATGACTGCCACTTCCGGTTACCAAAAGTAATTCTTCTTTGTTGCGAATAGCTTCTTTAGTAACAATACATTTTCTGATTTCCGGACTAGAAGGTACCTCATACATTACATTTTTCATTAAATCTTCGACAATGGATCTTAAACCACGAGCTCCAGTATCACGTTTAATTGCTTCTTTGGCAATTTCACGTAAGGCTTCGGGCTTAAATTCCAAAAGCACATTATCCAGTTCCAAAAACTTTTGATATTGTTTAACCAAAGCATTTTTAGGTGTAGTTAAAATAGTAATTAAAGCTTCTTCGTCCAAAGCATCAAGAGTAACAATTACCGGTAAACGCCCGACAAATTCCGGTATTAAACCATATTTCAATAAATCACCAGGCATAATTTGAGCTAAATATTCCCCGATGCGTAAATCATTTTTCTTGACTATATCGGCACCAAAACCCATCTTTCTTTGGCCGATTCGTTCTTGAATAATTTTCTCGATCCCTTGGAAAGCACCACCACAAATAAATAATATATTGGAGGTGTCTAATTGAA is a window of Clostridia bacterium DNA encoding:
- a CDS encoding small, acid-soluble spore protein, alpha/beta type, with translation MGKRRSIMSDALRMECAKELGFFEQVQKDGDFGNISSRNCGSMVRKAIEIANRKVPKNY